The region AGTTTCTAAAGTTATTGAATAATGAAAAGGATATAGCGGAAGTTTGGGCAATCGCAAGAAACAAAGAGCGATTAGATCAATTAGTTACTGAATTTGGGAGCAAGATAAAAGTTTTTTCAAAAGATTTATCAAAATTAGAGGAGATAAAGGAACTTAAAGATTTTTTGAAGAAAGAAGACGTATGTATAAAATACCTTATAAATAATGCAGGATTTGCTAAGTTTTGTTCCTATAATGACCTCAGTATCGATGTATCTCTTAATATGATTGACTTAAATATTAGTGCTGTTGTGGCAATGGGACTAATATGTATTCCATACATGAAAAAAGGTAGTCACATCATAAATATTGCTTCTCAGGCGTCATTCCAACCATTACCATATCAGAACATTTATAGCTCAACCAAAGCATTTGTAAGAAATTATACCAGAGCATTAAATATTGAACTTAAAGAGAAAGAAATTAATGCAATTGCCGTATGTCCAGGTTGGATGATAACGGGGTTGTTTGACAGAGGGGTGATTGGAGCAGAAAAAGGTACCAATAATTTCGCTGGTATGGTATCACCAGATCTTGTTGCTAAAAAAGCATTAAAAGATGCTAAGAAAAATAAAGATATTTCTGTCTATGGTATTTATACAAAATTCAGTCACTTATTGGCAAAGTTATTACCACAAAAGATGATGATGCAGGTTTGGCTAAAACAGCAGCATATTAAAAATTAAGAACAAAAAAAAGACTTCCGGAGCGATGATCGTGCTGTCGGAACGAAGATGCGATTGGTTTGAGCCTAATTCAATTGGGTGAACTACGCGGATCAGCAAAATAGCCTTTGCGAAGTTCACCACGGTTATAAAACACTTCATTTCGTTACGATAGATTGAACGTAATTAAGCATTTCATTTTTTGACTGTATTGTTTGAGTATGGTCTACAATCTGCTGTTGTGCTTCCGCAGATAAAGAGAAAAAATGATCCATTGCATTATATTGTTCGAGTGCTAAACCAAGACCTACCGGTAAATCCGCGCCACTAGTATACTTTACCATTTTAATAACCAGCCTTTCCAAAGCTTGCAGACCCAGTTTTTAGCGTTTTTATACTTAAACTGATTGTGAGCTGCCTACGCTTCTAAAATTATAATTATTTATAGACAGGTAGACTATAAATAATTATAAGGGATAAGATACAATATATTATTTTGCTTTTTCTCTAAAATATTCGTGGCCTATATAAAACCACAAACATATGAAAAGTGGAAAAAGAAGAATTTTAAGAATAATATCAGCAAACGAGAAAATATGATCTATGATAAGGAAAAGGATGCGTATACCTTTCATAATGAAAAGCGGCTAAAACCAACTGGAATGATAAATAGAACGGCTTTAATCTATTAATACAAAGCAGAACTTTTATTAATTTAATCAACTACTTTTTTTAGCTCAAAACATGTTGCTTCTAATAGTAGGATAAGTCTATCATGATTAACAACAAAAAAAGATACAGGTATACTAAGACCATGTTCAGTAGAAGACAGGTAAACTTCTAACCATTTTACTTCATCATTTACATTTAAACCTGGCAGATCTATTTTAAATAGTCTATAAAAAGAATCTGAGTTATAGCATATTGTGCTTATATCATAGAGAGGATCTCTTGTTATGTATTGATAAACATCATAGTTTTTAAGCTCCATTGATGAAAATAAGTCTTCTTTGATTATAATCTTATCATCAATAACTTTTTGCCCAGTTGGATATTCAGAAGCATCATTATATGAATTTGCAAATCCTAAAAGTTTCTCAACTTGCCAAGTTCCATAGAGGAAAATTTCCGTTTCATTGTGCAAATTCATTTGTCCTTTAAATGGTTTAGATGTATTAATTGGAATAATAGAATTATCCGTTTCCGTTTCAGGCTCACTAGAAATATTTGTTTGATTGTTTTCTGCATTTTCCACGTTATCATTTGAAGTAGTTGTATCCATAATATCTTGAGTTGGTGTCATAGTGTCTGCATTTGATTCACTTGACTGAGATTTTTTTTTACAACTAATATTAATAAAACAACATGAAATTATGATCATGTAAAAAAGTGATTTTTTAAACATAAAAATTCCTCTTTTCATTTAAGAAATAGACTTATTAAGATAGACCACTCTCTTTTACTTTATAGTCTATATAATAAATTGTCAATAGAAGTTTACAGTAACCAGTTTTTATGATTGGTGGCTGATTCAGTTATCAGGAGTGCCCTAAAGGAATTGTTACTCTATACAGTTTTGTTGGATCTATAGTATTTCATTAATGTAGAGTAAAATTATTGAGAAGAGATTGCAGTTCTAATAATTATGTGATATTGATGTCAAGGAATTTAAAATATTCTTTGAGTTTACGGCCAATATTTAGTATTATATAGAAGAATCATTGAAAAATCAGCTATGTAACATGCAATGCAATTGTAATGCGACATTAAGAAACTGAAACTTGATGGAGGGTTTTCGATAGTAACCAGACAATCGATTTCAAGATGGAAATCAAAGGACTGTATCCTTAAGGATGTGGATGAAGACTGGGTATTCTTAGATGTTGAAAAATCCGGTATTCAAAAGTTGATAAGAATTAAACCATTAAGGGAATACAATTAAATAACGAGAGATATTAACAAAAGAGATGAAAGGCTGAAGAGATGAAAGGCTGAAGAGATTATGTATTACATAACCTTTTCCAATTCTGTGTCGATTAACAGTTTAAAAATAAGTTATAAAAGAACAAAGTGAGGAATTTATATATGAATAAAGTAATAGTTTTAGATCTGAAATTCAAATTTGGTGAAATGGAGGATGTTATATATCCAACTGTTTTAATTGATGATACGAATATGATCTTAATTGACTGCGGATATACCGGTTTTCTTCCTATTATTGAACAGGAAATGGAGAAAAACAAGCTTAATTGTGCAGATTTGACCCATGTTTTGATTACGCATCAAGATCATGATCATATGGGGGCATTATATGATTTAAAGCAGAAATATCCGCATATAAAGGTTATTGCAAGTAAAAAGGAATCACCATATATTTCTGGTAGAATTAAGAATTTGCGATTGAAGCAAGCAGAAGAAATGCAGCCTTATTTACCTGAAGAACAAAAGGCTTTTGGTTTGGCGTTTTGTAACATTCTAAAAAGTGTTCAACCTGTTGAAGTGGATTTTGAAGTCCAAGATGGAGATTATTTTGATTGGTGTGGGGGTTGTACGATCCTTGAGACACCAGGACATACACCAGGACATATTTCTGTTTATGTTAATCAGAAGAAAATTATCATTACAGGGGATGCAGCAGTAATTGAAAATGGAGAGATTGTGATTGCAAACCCCCAATATACATTAGATCCAAAAGAAGCCGAAGTATCACTAAAAAAAATAATGAAATATGATGCAAAAAAAATTATCTGCTACCATGGTGGTATCTTTATTTTTTAAACTAACTGATTATATATGTCCTTAAATATTACCAGGTATATGGGCATCTTAATGTATAATCAAGACATCGTCGAAAGAAAAAAAATTACGAACTTATTGACCAGTTTCTTCCGCTTGCCTAGAATATAATTACTGGTTGAAATACATCTTTTTTATATTTTTATACTTCCTCCATTGAGTGCGAACATAGTTGATTATTGAAGAATAGTATATTATGTACACCAATTTAGAAGCTATATATAGGAGGAATATATGAGTTACACTAATCCATATGGTCAGCCGCAAGGAATTGCGTCTCTTGATACGAATAAATTAAGGGAGATATTAATAGGTGAAATTGATGCGATAAACGGTTATGAAAATCACATTGCAAATTCAAATATGGAAGACATCAATGCTGCTTGGAGAAGCATCGTGGGAGATGAAAAAAAACACTATGGTATGATTCTTACTTTGATTCGCAAATATGACCCTGCACAATTTCAAGCATACACAGATCATATTGGTGATAAATTAGGCCCTAAATCACCGATTCAAACATATACGCCAAACTACGATAAGCAGATTATCTTAAATAATGTAAGAGAAGACGTAAAAGGCGAACTTGAAGCGGTTATCCTATATGAACAGCATTTAGATGAAATCCCCTATAGTGATGTCAAGTATGCATTATATTCAATAATTAATGAAGAAAAGGGGCATGCCGAGCACTTAACACAGCTGTTATTAAAATATGATATACAAAAATATAACGGACTGGAATAAAAATATTTATCTAGTGAAATCTGAATGCTGTATATCAAGTAGTAAGTATAGAAAGAAGATTAAATGAGAGGAAGGGGAGGCTTGTAATAGCAATTCCTTTCCTTTTATAGTTATATATGATAAACTTTTTAATATGGTTTTTCATCGGACAAGTTGTGCATCGATTACCAAGAAATAACTAATAAAAAAGAATGGAAGTAATATTTTCACTTGTTAAGCTATAGAGATGAGAAAATAAATGAAAAGAGGACAAAATAGTGGAAAAAGAAACTGCTAATAAATGTTGTTGTGGAAGTTCAATGCAATCTTCTTGCCAGACACAAAATAATAATTTGTGTTCTGTATGTGGAAAGCAGGGCACACTTGTAAAAAATTTTACAGTAAAGCATATGGTACTTGACGAGTTAATGGAGCAAGTCGGTGATAATGATTATTTTTTATGCATGGACGAAGAATGTAGTATTACTTATTATGATACACAAGCTAATATCAATTTTAATAAACAACAAGTAAAAGTACCAATATGGTTTAAAGCAGACGCTAATCCTAAGTATGTTTGTTACTGCAGTAAAGTAACAGAGGAACAAGTAATAGATGCTGTTTTAAAAGACGGCGCCGAAAATATGGAAGATGTCTTAAAAATCACCGGAGCAATGAAAAATTCACAATGTCAGAAAAACAATCCATTGGGAAAGTGTTGCCATCAGATTATACAGGATGCTATAGATAAAGGACTAGCTATGAAAAATGATTAATTCTAATGTTAAATAGTTTATGTTATTACAGGATATCGAGAAGTAATACAATACATACTTCTTATCTGTTTTAGGAAAATTAGCACCATCCGTTAGACGGATGGTGCTAATTTTATGGCGCCATGTATGGTGCATAGCTTACTGATTACGGAAGAGTCTTTAATTTTGCACCAACTGTATTGGAAAAATCATAATTATTGCTGGCATCCCAATTGATGGACCAGGTCATTGCACCACGTAGTGTAGGGTATGTCTTAGGTGGTTTATAAGAACCACCGTTGGTACCTTTTGTAAGGCAATCAAGAGCTGCATTTACAACACTTGGTGCAACATAGCCGCTACCAGCTCCCTTTGTGGAAGCAGGCAATCCAAGACCAACCTGATCGGGACGTAGTCCATTTTCTAGTTGAATAGCTGCCAAAGCAGTTATGAAATCCACAGAGCCTTGGGAGTATACCTTGCCATCCTGACCTAACATACTACCGGAGTTATAGTACTGAGTATTCACAACAGTTAAAATATCCTTGATATTCAATGCTACCTGGAAATAACCTGAGTTTACAGACTGCATGTCAAGAGTCTGAGGGGCCATTGTAATAATTAGTCCAGAACCAGCTTTTGTGGATAGTTGGCGTAATGCAGAAGTCATGTAGGTTGCATTGATTCCGTTTTCTAAGTCAATATCTACACCGTCAAATCCGTATTTTACCATGAGTGCATATACACTGTTAGCAAAATTAGTAGCTGAGGTCGTATTATTTACACTTACAGTACCGGTTTCACCACCTACAGAAATGATTACCTTCTGGCCCTTTGCCTTAGCTGCTGCTATGTCATTGATAAATTGCTGTTCGGTATAGCCGCCTAACTTAGAAGCAAGATTAGAATCCAGTTTAAAAGTAACTTCACCGGCAGTGGTTGTTGCTTCAGCAAAAGCTATTGCAATTATATTGTAGCTTTGTGGAACATCACTGATTTTTAAACACTTAGCGCCGTTATCAAAATTCTGCCAGTAACCAGTCAGGATGTGAGTAGGAAGACCTGTTTGGTTCTTTGATATTGTATATGTTGCACTTGCGACAGCGGAATCTTTCAGATTGGAAGCTGTTGCATAGGTTTTAATTGTAGTAGTTGCTGTAACTGCTATCGCACCGGTATATACCTTTGAAGTTGATACAGGAGTGGTGCCATCTGTAGTATATCGAATTGTTGCATTACTTGTTGCACAGGTAAGGACAACATCAATGTTTCCATAATAGGTTCCTTCCGCTACAGAAAATACAGGAGTTGCTACAGTATCGTTTTTATTTATGGTATAAGTGGAAGTAGCTGTTTGAGAATCATTCATGCCAGAGAGGAAAGCCTTTGCTTTTACTGTGGTTGTGGATGCAACCAAGATAGCTCCGCTATAGACAGTAGAAGAAGAGGTAGGCTCACTGCCATTCAAGGTATAGCGGATAGTACTACCGGAAGTCGAACAGGTAATTGTTACGCTTTGCGAGGCAGTATAGGTTCCACCCGCCGGGTTAAATGCAGGTGTAGCTACGGTTTGCGTAGTCCCACCGCTATATAATGACCATAGTGCAGGAACTACTGGAGGTTCCCAACCTGTAAGTGCTGTGTGTGATTGGATACATTGGTAGTTGTTGTTTCCATAGGATACAATATCACCAGCTTTATATGCAGTACCTGCTTGCCAGGTTGGATAAGCTGCCTTAACGACTGCATTGGATGATAGGGTAAATACCATAACAAACACTAATATGATGGCGATTGCTTTTAATGATTTTATTCTATTCATATAAATCCTCCATTCTGTTGCAATACTGCGAATTTGGGCGATAGCACAAATTCATGTTACACTACTATCTCTTTCTAAGGAAGCTGCCTTAATTAGGCAGCTCCGCCTTGATTATACTTACTTTAATAACAATGCCTTTTCATATCTTACAACTTTGGGTGCAAGTATCATATGTGCACATTGAATTGGAAGGTAATTCAATATGTCAACAGGATTTGTTTCTCGCAACTCGCTATTGTACTAAACCCCACAATGCTGGTACCACATCAGGGGTCCAGCCAGCCAAAGCTGTATGTGGCTGGATACATTTATAGGTCTTTCCGCTATAGGTTACCAGATCACCTGCTTTATAAGCTGTTCCAATTGTCCAAGCAGTTATTTGTGTAGAGCTGATTGTATAGGTTTGTGTGACCGTAGAGGAGCTAGTCATACCGGTCATAAATGCCTTAGCCTTTATGGTTGTAGTGGAACTTACCGTAATAGGAGAAGAGTATAAAGCAGAGGTAGCTGTAGGTTCCGTACCATCTGTAGTATAACGAATTTCCGCTCCTTGGGTTGCACAGGTAATGGTTACCGTCTGAGCACTTGAATAAGTTCCTCCCGCTGGGCTAAATACCGGTGTTGCTACTGTCTGGGTATTACCTATTGTATAAACAACCGTTGTTGTTAACGAGCTGTTCATACCACTCTTAAATGCTTTTGCTTTTAAGGTTGTTGTAGTATTTACTGTAAGAGCAGAAGAGTAAAGAGCAGAAGAAGCCGTAGGTTCGGTACCGTCTTTAGTATAACGAATTTCAGCTCCGGAAGTTGCACAGGTAATAGTCACTGTCTGAGCATTAGTGTAAGTACCACCTGCCGGACTAAATACTGGTGTTGCTACTGTCTGTGTTGTACTACCAATTAATTTCTGGAAAGCAAGTGTTGTTAATTCAAAATTACTGGTATCCCCTGAGATTTCCCATACAATTAAACCGCCATATCCGTTACTGTTAATATAATCACATCTTGCACTTAAGGAAGTGGTATCTTCATAGCTAAGTACAATTCCCTGAGATGCGTTATATAACCAAGGCGTCTTTGCATAGGTGTCGTCGCGATATTTCACAAATCCATTTTGGTTCTCCATGGTCTTTAAGGTGAAATAAGGATATTGCCCACCTGGTGATTGTGGATTATCCCAGGTACCGGTTGCTGCTCCAGTTGCATTTGCATACATCCCGTTGACTCCACCAGTAACACCTTTCCATCCTCTGGAATAATAAGGGGAACCTACCAACAGTTTCTCGGCAGGAATCTTATATACCTGCTGTAAGGTCTTCATAGCGGAGTCCGTATTATACCTGTTCTTAATGTCAACAGGTGAAGTAGGACAAGGGTCATTAGGATTTGCATAGAGTGGAGACTGATGATTTGTTGTATTTTCCCATGCCCCGTGCATATCGTAGGTCATAACATTTATGAAGTCCAGATACTGGGCATAGATATCTGGTTCCTGCAGGGCAAGCTTGTCATAACCGGAAGGAGCAGCTATCGTTAACAACTTACCGTTTAAGCCATTGTTATTATATGCCTGACGTATTTCACGTAGTAAAGAGGTGAAATTCTGCTTATCCTCCGGTCCTCCTGGGCAGCCTCTGTCATAGGAATCGTTAGGATCTGGTGCCCTATTAATGCCAGGATATTCCCAATCAAGATCAACGCCATCGATAAACGGATATTTTCTCAGAAGATCAATAACACTCTGGATAAAAACCGCTCTGGTGGAAGTAGTAGCAGCCATTGCATGGAAATTTTGACCTCTTGTCCAACCACCAACGGATACGATTACTTTTACATTCGGATAGAGATTCTTATAATATTTATACTCTCCGAAATGTCCTCTTAATTGATTAGTATCCCACCCTTCGGAATGATCCATCATCTTATCAAAGTCAGCGAAGGAATCTGTTGATGCCAGTTTAAAGGAAGAATCTACCTCAAAAAAGGCATGGTTTATTACTGTAACCTTGTCCCATGGAATCATACCAACGGTCATAGTGCGATGGGCACTATTATAGATTCCCCAGTTCGGGAAGTAAGCAACGATGTTCTTTCCTGTAGCAGCCTTTACAATACCTGTACCGGCAGGTATCATTGTTATTAGCAATGCTAATGACAATATTACCCCTATAATCTTTTTAAAACGTTTCATAATAATTCCCCTTTCTTCTTATTTATACTCATCATGGCAGTTAAGCTTCCCGATAATTCCTGATAAAAAAACTCAGGTCCATCCACCCCTCCTTTCCTAATCGAATATTGGACGCTATAAACTGCCAGGTAAGCCGATATAAATGCTGTCCGCCTTAATTGTCATTTCTCAGAATAAAATGAAAGCCGTCTCATTATAACAACGGTTCAAGCAGAAAAATCTAGTCAGAAATCAGCATATTAATATCCTAATAACGCACTTTTTTCAATAAGAGTCTTTTGGGAAAATAATATTCATTATGAAATTATATAGTTATTTTGTCTTGAATTTAAATTGAATGCAAATAGAGTATTTACGAGCAGTAATTAAGAAAACCTGCAGCTAAGTAATCTATAATAATTAACCATCTATCCTTTTCATTAGAGTCTTTCGATACA is a window of Lachnoclostridium phytofermentans ISDg DNA encoding:
- a CDS encoding SDR family NAD(P)-dependent oxidoreductase, whose translation is MSKKKIAIITGANSGLGKEFLKLLNNEKDIAEVWAIARNKERLDQLVTEFGSKIKVFSKDLSKLEEIKELKDFLKKEDVCIKYLINNAGFAKFCSYNDLSIDVSLNMIDLNISAVVAMGLICIPYMKKGSHIINIASQASFQPLPYQNIYSSTKAFVRNYTRALNIELKEKEINAIAVCPGWMITGLFDRGVIGAEKGTNNFAGMVSPDLVAKKALKDAKKNKDISVYGIYTKFSHLLAKLLPQKMMMQVWLKQQHIKN
- a CDS encoding MBL fold metallo-hydrolase, yielding MNKVIVLDLKFKFGEMEDVIYPTVLIDDTNMILIDCGYTGFLPIIEQEMEKNKLNCADLTHVLITHQDHDHMGALYDLKQKYPHIKVIASKKESPYISGRIKNLRLKQAEEMQPYLPEEQKAFGLAFCNILKSVQPVEVDFEVQDGDYFDWCGGCTILETPGHTPGHISVYVNQKKIIITGDAAVIENGEIVIANPQYTLDPKEAEVSLKKIMKYDAKKIICYHGGIFIF
- a CDS encoding ferritin family protein, which encodes MSYTNPYGQPQGIASLDTNKLREILIGEIDAINGYENHIANSNMEDINAAWRSIVGDEKKHYGMILTLIRKYDPAQFQAYTDHIGDKLGPKSPIQTYTPNYDKQIILNNVREDVKGELEAVILYEQHLDEIPYSDVKYALYSIINEEKGHAEHLTQLLLKYDIQKYNGLE
- a CDS encoding Csac_0668 family 2Fe-2S cluster-binding (seleno)protein, yielding MEKETANKCCCGSSMQSSCQTQNNNLCSVCGKQGTLVKNFTVKHMVLDELMEQVGDNDYFLCMDEECSITYYDTQANINFNKQQVKVPIWFKADANPKYVCYCSKVTEEQVIDAVLKDGAENMEDVLKITGAMKNSQCQKNNPLGKCCHQIIQDAIDKGLAMKND
- a CDS encoding chitobiase/beta-hexosaminidase C-terminal domain-containing protein; protein product: MNRIKSLKAIAIILVFVMVFTLSSNAVVKAAYPTWQAGTAYKAGDIVSYGNNNYQCIQSHTALTGWEPPVVPALWSLYSGGTTQTVATPAFNPAGGTYTASQSVTITCSTSGSTIRYTLNGSEPTSSSTVYSGAILVASTTTVKAKAFLSGMNDSQTATSTYTINKNDTVATPVFSVAEGTYYGNIDVVLTCATSNATIRYTTDGTTPVSTSKVYTGAIAVTATTTIKTYATASNLKDSAVASATYTISKNQTGLPTHILTGYWQNFDNGAKCLKISDVPQSYNIIAIAFAEATTTAGEVTFKLDSNLASKLGGYTEQQFINDIAAAKAKGQKVIISVGGETGTVSVNNTTSATNFANSVYALMVKYGFDGVDIDLENGINATYMTSALRQLSTKAGSGLIITMAPQTLDMQSVNSGYFQVALNIKDILTVVNTQYYNSGSMLGQDGKVYSQGSVDFITALAAIQLENGLRPDQVGLGLPASTKGAGSGYVAPSVVNAALDCLTKGTNGGSYKPPKTYPTLRGAMTWSINWDASNNYDFSNTVGAKLKTLP
- a CDS encoding glycosyl hydrolase family 18 protein: MKRFKKIIGVILSLALLITMIPAGTGIVKAATGKNIVAYFPNWGIYNSAHRTMTVGMIPWDKVTVINHAFFEVDSSFKLASTDSFADFDKMMDHSEGWDTNQLRGHFGEYKYYKNLYPNVKVIVSVGGWTRGQNFHAMAATTSTRAVFIQSVIDLLRKYPFIDGVDLDWEYPGINRAPDPNDSYDRGCPGGPEDKQNFTSLLREIRQAYNNNGLNGKLLTIAAPSGYDKLALQEPDIYAQYLDFINVMTYDMHGAWENTTNHQSPLYANPNDPCPTSPVDIKNRYNTDSAMKTLQQVYKIPAEKLLVGSPYYSRGWKGVTGGVNGMYANATGAATGTWDNPQSPGGQYPYFTLKTMENQNGFVKYRDDTYAKTPWLYNASQGIVLSYEDTTSLSARCDYINSNGYGGLIVWEISGDTSNFELTTLAFQKLIGSTTQTVATPVFSPAGGTYTNAQTVTITCATSGAEIRYTKDGTEPTASSALYSSALTVNTTTTLKAKAFKSGMNSSLTTTVVYTIGNTQTVATPVFSPAGGTYSSAQTVTITCATQGAEIRYTTDGTEPTATSALYSSPITVSSTTTIKAKAFMTGMTSSSTVTQTYTISSTQITAWTIGTAYKAGDLVTYSGKTYKCIQPHTALAGWTPDVVPALWGLVQ